TCTTCGACTCGTACTCCACGTGCGCAGCCGCGATCGTGACCGTCTTCGTCTCGTCGCGAACGGTGCCGCCCTTGGCGATGTCGGCGTACTTGATCTCTTTCGCAAGCTTCTGCTTGGACTGGACCTTCACGATGGCCGCCGTGAGCGTGGTCTTGCCGTGATCGATGTGACCGATCGTGCCGACGTTCACGTGAGGCTTGGTTCGAGTGAATTTCTCCTTGGCCATCGTTCTGTCTCCTGACGGTTGCCGACCGAAGCGGTCGCGCTCGCTGTCCTTTCCCTGCGTTTACTGGAGCCCACCATCGGGATTGAACCGACGACCTCGTCCTTACCAAGGACGTGCTCTACCGACTGAGCTAGGTGGGCATGGAGCCGATTCCGGCGGAGCGGGCGACCGGGTTCGAACCGGCGACGTTCAGCTTGGAAGGCTGACGCTCTACCAACTGAGCTACGCCCGCAGATAGAGCTCGGGGGGAGTCCCCCGTTCTCGTTCCACGTAACCGACTGTCTTGGCTCCGCGGGTCGAGACGCCAATCAGCGTCTCGGTGGAGGGTGATGGATTCGAACCATCGAAGGCAATTGCCGGCAGATTTACAGTCTGCTCCCTTTGGCCACTCGGGCAACCCTCCAGATTGTCACAGCTCGCGAGATCCAAGGGCTCGCGGGTCCCCTCTCTACTCTGTTTCGGTCGGTTCGTCTCCTGAGATTTTTGGATCCCGTTCGTCCGAGCCGTCCTGATACTTCGCCCTCGACGGTCCGGTGGAGCTGACGAGGGGACTTGAACCCCTAACCCCCTGCTTACAAGGCAGGTGCTCTACCGGTTGAGCTACGCCAGCGAGTTCCTCCCTCGAAGACAGACGTGTCCCGTCAAAGGGGAGCAGGCTCTTAGCCCCTTGCTTTTGACATGTCAAGCCGGTTGGGAGGTTTTGTGATCCGCGCTCGGCCCCCGGCCCCACGGAGAGCCCGGAATCCATGGGAGACACGGCAGGGCCCGAACCGAGGCAGCCTGGATCGCGGCTCCCGAAGCCAGGAGCCCGGCCGAGGCACGATCCTCGCGACGCGTTCTTCCGCATCTTCTTGCACCACACGCACGCATCTTGCGATGCTCGCGGCGCGTCATGGAGTGTCCCGCCTGTCAACACGCGAACATCGATGGAGCGCGCTTCTGCGCCAAGTGTGGAGCGCCGCTGCCGTCGGCGCCTTCCGAAGAGGACCCGTTGATCGGCTCGATCGTGGGCGGTCGCTACCGCATCACGGGTGTGCTCGGTGAAGGCGGCATGGGCCGCGTCTACACCGCCGAGCAGCAGATGGGCACGACGGTCCGGAAGGCCGCGGTCAAGACGCTCCTCGCGCAGTACGCGAAGGATCCGCAAGTGCTCGCGCGCTTCAACCGCGAGTGCGGCACCGTCGCCGAGCTCAAGCACCCGAACACGATCCAGGTCTGGGACTTCGGGCAAACGAACACCGGCGAGCTCTACATCGCGATGGAGCTGCTCGAAGGAAAGACGGTCGAGGACGACCTCGCGCAGAAGGGGCCGATGCCGGCCGAGCGCGTCGACAAGATCATCGGGCAAGCCGCAGGCTCGCTCCAGGAGGCGCACAGCAAGGGGATCGTGCACCGCGACCTCAAGCCCGCGAACCTCTTCCTCACCAAGATCGACGGCGACGACTTCGTGAAGGTGCTCGACTTCGGCATCGCCAAGCGCGGCGAGCGGCCCGACTCGAAGGAGCAGAAGCTCACGCAACAAGGCACGGTGCTGGGCACGCCGCCGTACATGAGCCCCGAGCAGTTCCGCGGGCAGGAGCTCGACGCGCGCAGCGACGTCTACTCGCTCGCCATCGTCGCGTACGAGATGCTCACCGGGCGGCTGCCCTTCGAAGCAGATACGCCCTGGGCCTGGGCCACGCAGCACCTCACGGCGCAGCCCTCGCCCTTCGAGGTGACGGCCCTCGGCGCGCAGGTGCCGCCGAAGATGAAGACCGCGATCCTGCGCGCGCTCGAGAAGGACAAGAACAAGCGGCAGTCGTCCGTGCGCGAGTTCTACGAGGAGCTCTCGATCGGCGCAGGGCGCGCGTCGCTCGTCGCAGGTGCGACGGGTCAGCAGCAGGTCGCGGGCATGCCGGGCATGCCGAGCGGGCAATACGGCATGCCGAGCGGGCAGATGCAAGGCATGCCGAGCGGGCAATACGGCATGCCGAGCGGGCAATACGGCATGCCGAGCGGGCAGATGCAAGGCATGCCGAGCGGCCCGATGCCGGCGCGTCCCGGCGGGACGCAGATCGGCGAGCCGCTCTTCGCGCAGGGAGCGCCGAGCGCGCCCGGGGGTCGAACGATGGTCGACACGGGGCCAAGCGCCGCCGCGGTCACGCCCGGCCCGATGCCCGCGATGCAGATGCCGCCGCAGCACGGTCACGCGCCGATGCCGATGGGCGGACCGGCCTACCCCGCGCCCCCGCCCCCGCCGCCGATCGGCGCGAGGCAGCAACAAAAGAGCAGCCCGATGCCGATCATCGCGGGCATCGGCGTGCTCGTGGTGCTCGGCATCGTGATCGCGATCGTCGCGACACGAGGCAAGAGCTCGGACGGCGACGGCGAGGTGCTCCTCATGCCGTCCGCGGCCCCCACGACCGTCGTGGTCGCCTCGGATCCGACGCCGAACCCCGCCGACAGCGCGGGCGTCGCGGGGACGGCCTCGTCGGCCGGAGGTTCGGCGCAGTCCGGACAAACCACGGGATCGAACACCGGATCGACCACCGGCACCCCGACCACGACCGCGGGCGGCGGCAGCACCGCCCCGAAGGTCGACCCCGCGGCCGACAAGGCCTGCGACGCGGCCATCGCGTACGCGTACGGCGGCAACACGTCGCTCGCGATCAGCCAGTATCGCTCGTGCACCGGGCCCAAGCGGAGCAAGGCGCTCTCGGCGATCGACGCTTCGGCCGCGCGTGAGGTGAGGGCCAAGGGTTGCGCGGCCAAGCCCATCGCGGATCAAGCGGCGGCGATCGGCGCGAGCAGCGGAAAAAACGCGCTCCCGACGAAGTGCAAGTAGCGGCAAGGGCGCGCCCCTCCCCCATCACCTCCCCCTCCCTCGACAGGCACGTCGGCCGGCCCTAGGTAGGAATTCGCCCTCGTGTCGCCGCGTTTTGACGCGCTTGACGCCCGTTCGACGCGGGTGCTAGATGGATCTTGCGAGCGATGACGCTCGGCAAAAGCCTCTGTTCGCCGGTTCGGCGCAGCGTGTCAAAGGCGACGAGCTGCACATCGCAGCCAAAGTCGGCGCCGATGCCGAGCGGCAGAGGAGAAGGTCGTTCACGGGCAATGGGCAGTAGACGCCGCGGAGCCATGCGGATGACGTGGCTCGACATGTGCCGCTCCGACGAATATCGGGGGCGGTGGGTCGCACTCGACAACATCGACTACGAAGACGGGTCGTCCCAACCCCAGCAGGCCGACGTCGTCGACAGCGACGAGGACCTCGGGGAGTTATGCAGCAGGATGCGCGAGTCCGACCGGACGGCTTGCGCGATCCTGTACTGCGAAGACGACTCGTTCGCGCCGCCCGCCCCCAGGCGGGCCGCCGCGCCGACGCGAGGTGCAGCGCACCGGTAGACAGACAGATCGGCCGAGATCCCGCCTCGACTCCCCCTCCTTTTTTCCTCCGAAACCCCGAAATCAGAAGCCGCCCCGAAGGACGCTCCCCCGAGCGCGTCGGGTCGATCGTTTGAGCTCCAGCGATGGTGGCTCTAACGAAGGATCGGCTTGAGCGTGGGTTTGCCGTCCTTCATCACCACGCTGTAGTCGACCGATTTCTGCGGGTGGGAGGCCTTGAGCTTCTCGGCCTGCTGGCGGAGCTGCTTGGCGAGCCCCTCGTAGGTGACGCCCGCGGTCGACTCCTTCGCCGCGCGCTTGGCCTCGACGTATTGCGCGTAAATCTGGCGGATCCGCGCGTCGGAGAGGTCCTCGGACGAACCCTGGGGCGGGCGAGGACGCTGCGGCGCGGGGCGAGGTCCAGGCTGCGGGCGCGGCTCGGGTGAGGCCGAGGCCTCCGGAGGCGGCGGCGGCGCTTCGGCCGGGGGCTCGGGCGGCGGCGGCGCGACGACCGCGCGCATGTTGCGGCTGCTCTTTCGACGCGAGGACGGCGCCGCCACGCTCGGCGCGGGTTCGTCGGAGACGGTCGGGATCTGGACGGCCCGCGTGCGTGTGCTCGAAGGCCGGCGTCGCGAGGGAGGCGCTTTCGGCTCGCGGGCGTCGAGGTCGAAATCGAGGTCGAGCGGGCGCGCAGAGGCCGGCCCCGCCATGGCCGCTTTGCCTTGCTTGGCCTGGGCCGCGAGCTCGGCGACGCGGCGCTTGCCGAGGTCGGGCGAGGACGGCTGCGGACGTCGCGCGGCCGGCGTTTCGGCCGGCGGCAGAGCCTCGGCGGGCTTCATTTCCACGGGTTTGGCCGCGGACGGCGCCTCGACGGGGCGGCGCATCATCATCATGAGCGGCACGGGCTCGGGCTTCTTCGCGGGCACGGGAGGCGGCGGCGCGGCCGGTTTGCCCGCGGGCGGCGGCGGCGGTGGTGGTGCGGCCGGTCGGCTGGGCGCGGGTGGCGGCGGCGGCGGCCTTCCGACGGGCGGCGGCGGCGGCGCGGCGGGCTTCGGGGGCAGAGGGGGCGGCGGCGGCGCGGCTCTCGCGGGCGGAGGCTCTGCGGTCGTGATCTCGAGCGCGTCGTCGGCGAGCTCTTCGTCCGTGAGCTCCTCGGCGTCGTCGGCGAGCAGGTCCTCGTCGGCGAGCATCTCCTCGTCGATCGTGAGCGCCTCTTTGCGGATGCGGGCGCGGCGCTCTTCCTGCGCGGCGGCGAGCTTCGTGTACTTCTCTTTTTGCTTCTTGCCGAGGATCGTGAGCGCGTCTTTCGCGCCGAAGCGCGCGGCCGCGCGGAGCACGTCGCGCTGGTAGGTGCCGTTCTCGATCTCGCGCGCGACGCGGCCCCAGTACTGCTGGAAGGTGTTGTAGCGCTGGATCAGCGTCTGGAACTTGAAGCGCAGCGCCGTGTTCCGGATCTGCGCGCGGCGCAGGAGCATGATGCGCCGCTCGAGCTCCTTGCGCGGGACGAGGGGCTCGAGCTTCTCGATGCCGAGGAAGTACTGCTCGTAGAGCGCCCGCACCCGCTCGAGTCGGCTGTCGAGATCCTCCAGGGCTCGTTCGACCTCGGCGTGTTCCATGCGGTCAGAGCGGCGTCACCTTCAGGTTGTCGAAGCAGACCGGGACTTCCCAGTCGTTGAAGCCGAAATGCTCGTGCCCAGGGCCCGCGAGCGGCTCCGGATCGGTGAACGTGAAGTACTCGACGCCGTTGATCGACCACACGATCGTCTTGCCGTCCGCGCGCTCGATCTTGAACCGATAGGATTGCCCCGCGGAGACGGGGCGCTCGCGCTCGTCGTCGCTCTTCGGGTCGACGTCGATCTCGAGCCGGTCGTCGCCGTGCTCGTCGATGCGCGCGAGGACGTGCTTCGAGTTGCGCCAGCCGCCGAAGATCGCGAGGTAACTCGTGGCGTTCGTGTACGACGTGCTCGTGGCGCCGCTCTGCCCGTCGCCCCAGAGCTCGACCTTGAGGTCGCCGATCGGGCTCTCGGCGTAGGCGTCGAACTCGATGCGCGCGTTCACGGGCAACCTGCGGCGCAGCCAGACGCCGCGGTTTCGCGCGTTCTTGCCGCAGAGCTTGCCGCCGTCGATGCGCCAGCCGGGCGAGAGCGCGTTCCAGTCCTCGCCGAGCTCGGCGCGGTCGAAGGTGTCCTCCCAGGGCGCGGTGATCGGCGGGCCGGGCGGGACCAGGGGAGCGGACGGAGCCTTGGTTTGTGGGCGCGTGGAGGCCGGACGGGCGGGCTGCGCGGCGCCGGCGTCGGCCGTCGTGGGAGGCCCTTCGGGCACACACGAAACGAGCGTGAGCGAGAGGAGGGCGCACGCGCCGAACGTGGTCGCTCGTCTGAGCACGGCGGCATCGTAGCAGCAGGTGGGGCTCCACCAAAAGGGCCGCGATCGGCGGCGACGCTTGCCCGGCCCTTGGGGCAAGCGTAAGGAAGGGCGGCCATGCATCCGATCCTGTTTCGCGTGCCGCTCCCGAGCACGACGCTGCCCCTCCTCTGGGTCCTCTGCGCGCTCGCGGGGGTCGCGGCGATCGTCGCGATCTACCAGCTCGTGACGAAGAACAGGTCGTTCGCGATCGGCGCGGGCGGCGCGGCGCTGGCCCTCGGCGCCGCCGGGTTCGTGTTTCGCGAGACGACGGTGCCCGTGGGCCCGCTGCCCATCTACAGCTACGGCGTCATGCTCGGCCTGTCGCTCGTCGTGGGCTGGTACTTGACGCTCGGGCTCGCGGAGCGTGATGGCCTGCCGAAGGAGCTGATGGCGAACAACTACGTGGTCACGGCCGTGGCCGCGGTGGTGGGCTCGCGCATCCTGTACATCGTCACGAACCTCGGCGAGTTCGAGTCGCTCGGCGCGATGCTCGACGTGCGCAAGGGCGGGCTCGTGGCGTACGGCGGCTTCCTCGGCGGGTTCATCGGATCGCTCGTGTTCCTGCGGCGGCACGGGATCCCGCTCTTGCCGTGGGCCGACGTGGCGGTGCCGAGCCTGGCCTCGGGCCTGATGATCACGCGCGTCGGCTGTTACCTCT
This sequence is a window from Polyangium spumosum. Protein-coding genes within it:
- a CDS encoding GTP-binding protein produces the protein MAKEKFTRTKPHVNVGTIGHIDHGKTTLTAAIVKVQSKQKLAKEIKYADIAKGGTVRDETKTVTIAAAHVEYESK
- a CDS encoding protein kinase domain-containing protein, which codes for MECPACQHANIDGARFCAKCGAPLPSAPSEEDPLIGSIVGGRYRITGVLGEGGMGRVYTAEQQMGTTVRKAAVKTLLAQYAKDPQVLARFNRECGTVAELKHPNTIQVWDFGQTNTGELYIAMELLEGKTVEDDLAQKGPMPAERVDKIIGQAAGSLQEAHSKGIVHRDLKPANLFLTKIDGDDFVKVLDFGIAKRGERPDSKEQKLTQQGTVLGTPPYMSPEQFRGQELDARSDVYSLAIVAYEMLTGRLPFEADTPWAWATQHLTAQPSPFEVTALGAQVPPKMKTAILRALEKDKNKRQSSVREFYEELSIGAGRASLVAGATGQQQVAGMPGMPSGQYGMPSGQMQGMPSGQYGMPSGQYGMPSGQMQGMPSGPMPARPGGTQIGEPLFAQGAPSAPGGRTMVDTGPSAAAVTPGPMPAMQMPPQHGHAPMPMGGPAYPAPPPPPPIGARQQQKSSPMPIIAGIGVLVVLGIVIAIVATRGKSSDGDGEVLLMPSAAPTTVVVASDPTPNPADSAGVAGTASSAGGSAQSGQTTGSNTGSTTGTPTTTAGGGSTAPKVDPAADKACDAAIAYAYGGNTSLAISQYRSCTGPKRSKALSAIDASAAREVRAKGCAAKPIADQAAAIGASSGKNALPTKCK
- a CDS encoding MXAN_5187 C-terminal domain-containing protein encodes the protein MEHAEVERALEDLDSRLERVRALYEQYFLGIEKLEPLVPRKELERRIMLLRRAQIRNTALRFKFQTLIQRYNTFQQYWGRVAREIENGTYQRDVLRAAARFGAKDALTILGKKQKEKYTKLAAAQEERRARIRKEALTIDEEMLADEDLLADDAEELTDEELADDALEITTAEPPPARAAPPPPPLPPKPAAPPPPPVGRPPPPPPAPSRPAAPPPPPPPAGKPAAPPPPVPAKKPEPVPLMMMMRRPVEAPSAAKPVEMKPAEALPPAETPAARRPQPSSPDLGKRRVAELAAQAKQGKAAMAGPASARPLDLDFDLDAREPKAPPSRRRPSSTRTRAVQIPTVSDEPAPSVAAPSSRRKSSRNMRAVVAPPPPEPPAEAPPPPPEASASPEPRPQPGPRPAPQRPRPPQGSSEDLSDARIRQIYAQYVEAKRAAKESTAGVTYEGLAKQLRQQAEKLKASHPQKSVDYSVVMKDGKPTLKPILR